The genome window ttggaaaagcccggcccggcccggcccgatttttaaaaaagcccggcccgatctggtttgaaaaaaatccggatttttttggcccggtctggatctggcccgaacagatcttttgtgcatctctacCCCTAACCACATCCTTAAACACTCACAATGTGTGTGGGCCTATCCTAAACCCCCAACTGTATTTTACCCTTCACccatcacaataaatataattgattatatctACATTTTTCTATCAGTCTTGTTCGCTTAGATCTTGTTCACTGaatcttgttctttaaattcttCAAAAGGGTCTCCTCAAAACTGCAAATCTTGAACTGGGTCACTCTCATTTTCGGAGAATATGAAGGTCACTGTCACTACACGAAGTGGTAGAGAGCTCATCAAGGGTCAGCTTGAGCTCAATGATTCTGTaagttttgtgatttttttagaAGGGTTTTGCTccttttttatgtttttgttgAATTGAATTGTGTATATTGtttgtggttttttttttatgcaGGCTACTGTGACTGATCTGCAGGAGGCAATTCATAAGCGGAGTAAGTGATGCTTACAAAGTTGagattttgaaattgaaaattttgtgtacttgaataattaatttttggTAGCTGTTATGTTTGTTGAAATCACTGTCACCAAGAGATATGGATCAACATTCTTGAAATTCAATAGTCTTTAGTAATATGATCATCGGTCTGTAGTGCGTAGGCTTCCTAAGTTTATACTGAAACAAACATGTATATGTATCGTATTAGTTTTTAAGATTAGGCAACTAAGTAGTGTACGGTGAATTAATGCACACGAGACTAGATACAGTAATACAGAAAGTTTGTTGCATATCATCGTCCATGTTTGCCATTGTTGTTTTTGACAGATTCTCAAGAGGCtataatttgaaaagaaaattaaaagattGGGAAGAGAAATTATTGTTATGTGTGTGGGGTAAGAGCTGTGAATATGTGATCAACTCATTGTGTCATTGATATTCTGATCGATGTAAGCTTAATCGAGTTTCTTAGGACTCATAGCCTACAGGACGGCCCAAGCCCGCTCAGTAACTATTTTCAGATtctatttagcaaaaaataaaaaacaaacaacTACTTTGAGATTCTGTGCACTAATTTTATGTTGTCATTGTTGCTGACATCAAAGTAATACCCAATAAACTTTCTTTCCATTGACTACAAAACTTTGATGATATTTGTAGTAGTGTCAAGGAGAGGATAGCCTATAAATTCCTACATTAAAGTGTTTTGTATCTGCAAAAGGAACGTTGTTAGTTTCTTACATGATTTTTTCCCTAATTATGAGATACGCTAAAACTTATGGTGGAGAAAATGGTAAGATTTTACGTTAGTTCTAAAGAATCcatgaatttgtaaaaatatgcATAAGTGGAACACCCCTCCTTTATATGCCTTTGTGGATATCAAGTCTAGACAAGGCCTTGTAGGATTATGTGTCTTTTTTACACTGACTCTAAAAGCAagttctaatttatttttatttttttaatgttgtatTATGTTCTTTCCGCTTGCACAAATATGAAGGGACTTATCACTTAAATGAAGATGATGTCATTATTCAGCTATAGCACATTGATAATAAACTTGCCCATATATGCTAGTCATTCTGAGTGCTATATAACAATGACTGggtttttgtatatatattttttctcatGAATGATGGCAATTATTTCTTTATAGAGGAGCATTTGAAAATGTGATAGCAATATCTCATGAGCTCTTAAAGAGCTGTGCTGGTagttttttaaacaaataaattttgttaatagaaATTGACATTGATTTACATTTTTAAATCAGTGTTGTGGACTTCTGGTTTCTATTTTATGCTAATTACTTCTTGAACATGCCTTCTCTATGCCCATATTATTGCTTGTGATTAGACTTTAGGTCGTATTTTTGACATGCATGTCTTATTTTGAACAGCCAAGAAATACTATCCCTCCAGACAGAGGCTAACCCTCCCGATTAAACCTGGCTCAAAGGAGAAGCCTACTGTTCTTCAGTCTAAGAAAAGTCTCAAAGAGTATACTGATGGCAATATAGACCAATTAACAATAGTGTTCAAGGACTTAGGTCCTCAAGTTTCATATCCTATACTCTTCTTTTGGGAATACTTGGGTCCTCTTCTTATCTATCCAATCTTTTACTTCTTCCCTGTATACCAATACCTTGGATTCAAAGGGGAGCGTGTAATCCACCCCGTTCAAACTTATGCCTTGTATTACTGGTGCTTCCACTACTTTAAACGGATCATGGAAACATTTTTTGTCCATCGTTTCAGCCATGCAACATCACCACTTTCGAATGTGTTTCGAAACTGTGCTTATTACTGGTCTTTTGGTGCTTACATTGCTTACTATGTCAATCACCCTCTGTATACACCAGTAACTGACCTTCAAATGAAAATTGGATTTGGTTTTGGTATCCTTTGTCAAGTTTCCAACCTCTATTGCCATATAATACTGAGGAACCTTCGGGGTGACGGAAGTGGAGGCTATCAGATCCCAAGTGGATTTTTGTTCAATATTGTGACTTGTGCAAATTACACCACAGAAATATATCAGTGGCTGGGCTTCAATATTGCAACACAGACTGTTGCAGGCTATGTCTTTTTGTTTGTTGCTGCTTTTATCATGACGAACTGGGCTCTTGCAAAGCACCGTCGTTTAAAGAGGGTAACTCTCTTTTCTTTGTTTAACCTGGCAGAATTATATTCAGGACAGGCTTATACGTACATCTATACTCAGACTCTACTCTATTAAGAATTATATGCAGTCTAggttttatatatacatatatgcgcATATTCTACTTAATTAAGAAATTTTATGGTTTCAAATCAAAGACATATCTAGATTCCATCTGAGCATTATCGTTTTTATCACTGCATTGCACTTCTGACTAATACTAAATTTTGATTCTTAAACATGAGCACTAAATTTTGGTTGGTCTTTGAGATGCATCTTAAATTTCTGAGTATCAGCATGAATCTTGTTACATGTGTTGGTTTTCCCTAGGATTGTTGCTACAACTTTCTTGATGAATAAAAAAGGTCTTGCCAGGAGATTTTAATTTATCCTATACTGCTATACCTTGAGTTCCATTATATATTCTGCATTGTTTTTTAACTTGCAGCTCTTTGACGGGAAGGAAGGCCGACCTAAGTATCCCAGAAGATGGGTGATACTACCCCCATTTCTGTAAGCGGTTATCGACCTTGAGACTAATCTCTTCGGTTCAGAGATCAGGATTCAGCAAAACTCAAATGTAACCTTTGCTCGTTATTGCAGTAGTTTACGGTTGAAAACTTTGTCAGGGATTTAAGGATTAAGGATTTGCCCTTTTTATTGATTATCATGATTGCTTATATATTCATAGACATTGTATTTGTAGTGGACAAACAGTTCCATCTCCATTAAAATTGCTTGAGACTATCTTTAATGTATGAAATTACTTCCTTCTCAAATTCAAATGCTCAGCTTATTGGTACTCATTTTCAAATTCTTCTACTTCTTGTGAGTCTCAGATGAGAGTTTGTTTTGACCTAATTGAATATTTCAAATCTATCCTTTTTTAAATTGCCAAATCAAAATTTACTTTTGGCTTTTTCAACGCAGCATTTTGTATAGCCTTGGTTTATTTGCAGGAGTAATATCCTTCACAGGGAACATGTTCTTACGATTTGATTCAtgacatgtgtgtgtgtgagtgagGTCAAAAATAtacatgaattattaaaaaaaaggttaCAGATCAGACAAGAAGATATGACAATCAGACAAGAAAACCTTGAATAGATAAAAATGACGGAAGACATGATAAAAATGACGGAAGACATGACAAGCAGATAAGAAGACATGACAAGGGAATGAGAAGATATGAATGACGGAAGACATGACAAGCAGATAAGAAAACATGACAAGGGAATATGGCAGCCTCGAAAGAAATGGAGACCAGAGGAATCCGGAAAAGTTGGAAAAGATGGCACCCGGAATAATTCATGAACAAAATGATTATTGTAAAATAGAAAGGATCCGATTCAGtcaagttttaaatttaaaagtaaaatttgttaaaattaagaAAAGTCTTTGGATTCAAAGTGAATATTGTAACCACCGAAGGATCTCTGTGTAAGAGACCTTCAGTCAGCAGAGATTATGAGTTAAAATGGACCACTATAACTCAGTCGAAAACGATGTCCCAACAAATTAAGAACATTGATGAAAACTAAGGGCCAGGTATCTTCTGTTGTATCTCCCTGATCAACAAGAATAGTTTCTACTTAAAATCTTGCAATTTCTTTTCTTAATCATGATTAGCATAATAGTGTACTTATATTAATGTCTTGTACAGTGTACCTGGAGAAATTAATTAGCAAAACCAGATCAATCGGTTTTCTTAGATTATATTAAATGCTGATTCCGTAAAAATTTTAAGTAAAATTTTCACATTCAGTAGTGGTCCATATTTCAGCTGGAACTGTTGGAATGAATTTTCAATTTCCtactttttctttaattttacaTAACTGTCTCTAATGTATCATTATCTGCTATTGTTACTGATTACATTGTTCAGTAtactatatctttttttttttgtaaattatatgTACAGCAGTACAGGTAAAAACTGGTTTAATACTCATTCTGCAGCAGAAGAACATATATTCCTCGACAGAAATGACTGGATCTGCTTTACTGAAAACTGATATACAATTTACCCCCAAAAGTGGCATATCCATTATccagatataaatataatatgctTACATTAAAATCTAGCAGTAAAATGTTATAGACAAGTGACAGCATTGTGAACAGGTAAATTGTACAACTATATAGGTAAATGTTTGCATCACTTCTCGTAAGTAagaaaactgtggataaaacTCTGGTTATCCATGATCTAAGCCCTCTGCAAGAGTGATTCTACTGTCACATCATTGCTGAACTAGTGTTACAGAAAAGATCATTTTTTCCCGAGCAGGAAAATTTGAACTCCTGATGTCTCATCATTAACAAGTTTTCATTGCTGAGTATCACGTACGAATCCTCCAGATTCCGGACCTGTATCCCAAAGACATTAGTGCCATCTCCCACAGCATGTTTGGGATGCTTAGAGGATTGACCTTGGATCCAGGTATTTCAGACCAGTTCACTGATATCTCAATTATAGGGATCTGAAACCATTTGCATAGATAAACTAGCTCAACATCAAAGCACCACCTACACAAAGTCAATGTCCATTGATCAATTCTATAAGTTATTAGTGTAGTAAATATAAAGAGCCAGAGAGTTCCTTCAAGATTACAAACAAGTGCCCGCACACAGATGCAATCATATTTAGGCACAGACAAGATCATTTTGCCAGGGGGAATCAGGTACTCTTATATTTGGTGTAACCTAAATTAGCAAAGattatttaaataacttttatattttgtagTCTGTAGATGCTTCATTTGAAAATCAGTTACTTATTCTATTGTATACATTAATCAAGAAAAGTTTAACAGAAATGAACATTTGCTATTGGGAGCAGCGATGAAAAACTTCATCATCTTATAGGGTTTAATGGCAGTTTGGTTTGTTAATATACTGGATTTACAGACATCCTCCTATTTAGATGCTAAActgaaagaagaaaaattaGATGTCTACAAGGACGAATTTATGTTTCTGAAAAACATGCATACCCCATAGCTTACTGATACGGCAGCAGATCTAGGCATTCGATTTTGGGACTTCACTTCGCACCTAGCTGTACTGTCATGCTTCCATTTACACGTAGAAATatgcatataaaataaatttaattcggTTGCTAATTCATTGTTTGATTAAGCTTCTCCTTGGCATGCTGATAATCACTATAAATAAAGCTTCATTATTCAATACTATTCTTCATGATCATGAGAAGGAAACCCATTGTAAACATTTTATGAATAGTAAAtcaaaaattagattaaaaccaCACATTTACTTTGTTAATTCCCATCTGCTTGACTACAATGTTTAAATATGAAAAGTTGGAAGGAGTATACAGGTGGCcaccaaaaaaacatatttaactTTAAATCAAGTTTACCTTTTTAAACGAATGTTGGAAAAGAGCTTCCGTGCGGCAGCTCTAGTGAACATCTTAAAACCACACTGACATAGAAAAATAGAATCAGGCTACGAGGAATCAAGATTTTAATTACTTCAGCTGACTTCCCAGAATATATTTAGTTCTTTTGTAAAAGTGTAATAAATGATTACAAGAGCATATTTACCTGAGTGTCACGAATTCCAGGACCCGCAGCCAAGAGAACCACAACATGGAAACCTTTCATCAAAAAATTGCGATACCACTTCCGCTGAATCATAATGTCAATCATTTCCataatatcatttaatttttataaacaacGATAAAAGAAAGTAGGAAGTTCACCGAACTGTAGCTAAGGCTTTCTTCTCAAGATGAGCACGAGAACCAATGGCAACAATAGGaatatctgaaaattttggACTTGAATCATTTTCCTTTTTCGCAAATGCAGAGATCtgttgcaaaaaaaaataataataataatgttattTTAATGACTCTCCTTTGCCAAACTATCAAAAcgaaaatcaatttaaaacaacAATTATTACACAAATAATTAAAGCAAGCGATTACAACCGACACTGCGAAcctgtttttcaagtttttccaGGTCATCCACTTGTGTAGCTCCATCAGCATCCAGCATCAAAAGTAATTCTCCCCGTGAATGAAGCATTCCCTGTATAGAAATTGCTTTCGCAAAAAGCAAAGAGATTCAATTACTTGTCATGACATATAAAAAGAACTTGCGACTTATCTGCAATGTTAAGAGATCTGACAATTAATGAAGATTGGACTAACTTTTCGTATAGCCTCTCCCTTCCCAAAGTTTCTTCCAAGAAGAATAACCCTGATATTGTCTACAGTGTATCTCCGCACAAAGTCAAAAGCTACTCTCTTAGTTCCGTCAACACTTCCATCATCAACAATTATAACCTATTGATGAATTCACAAAAATTAATCACTGACACGAAGACTTAGCAGATCAAAATCATATATCAATCCTTGGCAATACATCAATAAAGACTACAAATTTGATGATAGTACCTACAGATTTGATGATAGTACAACTACAATACATTTTCAATGAGCAGAATTTCCAATACCACATAGTAACACAACCTTAGCTTGAACCTTTTAAAGGACTATCTGAAGTTAATATCAAAGTATATCACAAGTAACATGTACAGTTGTTAAGAATTTTAGTTACTCACAATAAATTTACGATTTCCATTTTGTGCTCACTTAACTCTTTCATGATTTATTCCAACTCTTTTAAAAGTAGTACAGGAATAAGTTTTGACTCCTAAGTTGAAATAGTGATTTTCTCACTTAATCTTCCTATCAGTTTTGCAAGGTCAACATAGTAACAAGTAACAGCAAAATATATTTGACCTACCTGAGACCTCTTAAATACTGAAAAACTACATCTGGCATAACATTTGTGAACCTTTTTCATATTCCCACAAACAATATTTCCAAAACACTTTGCTTTCTCACAACATAAACAATTATCTTCTGGTTCTCCAATCATGTGCATAAAAGTGTTGCTTTAGTTATACTTTGTAGCTTGTTTGCAATGTTATTTAGATTCTCTCGcctatgaaatataaataaactcATTATTAAGTAGGGCAAATAGGCTTTAGAAATAAGATGCTTCAGATCTCAGCCATCCTAATATTTGCCGATGTATAATCTTGGAACCTCAGGGAATCCCTTCTTCCCTGCAGTCATCAGTAATCAAATCACTCCTATTCTTTTCGCCTTGAGTTAAATTGTCTACTATACCCTCACTACTCCAGTGCTCAACATGCATCAACATGTTCCTTCTCTAGAAGGGTCAATATACTTTAAGTCATTGAATGGGGATTGTTGTTTGATGGAGACGGttcaaaaatatgttaaatttgTTTCCCGAAAGTCGTGTTTCAAGATAGTGTTGttttcattttaggttgttagCAATCCTGAAGAGCAAAAATGAAATTCAGAATTAAAAATTGAGGAAAGAAGAAGATGCTGGGAAATAAAATGTTAGGACAATCGCACTGAATTTAATGCTTGCTTCACCTCAATTTTAAACTTTAAtttcatctatctcacataaAACATAGTTGTATATCTTGCTTAACCTAAAACCCTAAAGTGATTAATGTATGAGTTGGCAGAAACAAAGGAACCACAAATATGTTCAAGCTGTAGCAAAATTGTATAAAGTCAACATTTATCTGTTTCTGAAAATCTCAAGATGACAGGAAAGAATACAGAAACTCTAAATGAATGAGATTGAATAGGTACCTCATAAGTAAAGGATTTGTCCTTCGCAGCACGTCGTTGGAGATAACTACAGCAGATATCCAAGTATCATTATGACACTCAAATTCATAGcatatttaaatcaaaattgtcATGACACTTGTACACATATATATGAAAGTAATACATACTTGCACCCAACCACTTATTTCATCAGAAAGTATACCCTCACAGAGGAAAGGTCACCAAGTAATAAACAGAGGAAGGTCACCAAGTAATAAAAAGTACTTCAAATCTTAAATGGCAACAATTTACAGCATAAACATGTTTACAACATTTTCTACATATGCTCATTCTAGTTGAAAAACAAAGAACTTATCAATCAATTCTTGCCCTATTACTCTCTTACATACCTTATCTCTCCTTCACCACCACTACTTCCAATCATATCCATTCTTCTTCAAGAACCAATTCCCAGtatgcaattataataaaaCCTATATTCTATGgcattaaaattacaaaataatacaAGTGTCAACAAAACAAATGGTGACCTGTAGTAAACCGTGACAGAGAGTTCTATTTAACTAAATGTCTCACATTAACTATTCACCGAGAGAGTGATTCCAAAAATGGATACATCATAATATTGGAGCTTACTTCATAGTTTCTTCAAGAGCTCCTGGAAGCCTGAGCTCTTCGTTGAAGGCAGGGACAACTAATGATAAGTACTTTTCAGCAGGATCAGAGATGTAAGGACATGGCACCTGAGATAGATAAAGTAACTCATTATAGCATGTCCGCAAATTTTCAAATAGATTTACCAATCATCCCATAGCTAATATAATACTGAAGTAGCCTCTTAAGTGCTGAAGAACGGTGTACCCTGTTGTGCTATAAAAAGAACTGTAAGCCACAGAGACTACATATGGCTTGGAAAGTATTGCGCTACATACCCAAAGTccacattaaaaaaaaactatgtaGGATTTGGAAATCTTTAAAAAGTATCTACATGTATAAGAAATATGTGTTCACATTATTGCTCCATGAGATAATTCGccatttttgtatatatttaaggGAATACTTAACATTAATTTTACATACATATTAAAATCCAGTATCTAATTCAAATCCTAAAACCCCATAGACAGTTGGAAAAGCACTTCAAGAAACGTAAATCTCAcacttgtaaaaaaataaaaacattacaaaattgTGTATATGATGTCCAGATGAAATATTAGAGGACAATTTAGGAA of Daucus carota subsp. sativus chromosome 3, DH1 v3.0, whole genome shotgun sequence contains these proteins:
- the LOC108210643 gene encoding very-long-chain enoyl-CoA reductase, which gives rise to MKVTVTTRSGRELIKGQLELNDSATVTDLQEAIHKRTKKYYPSRQRLTLPIKPGSKEKPTVLQSKKSLKEYTDGNIDQLTIVFKDLGPQVSYPILFFWEYLGPLLIYPIFYFFPVYQYLGFKGERVIHPVQTYALYYWCFHYFKRIMETFFVHRFSHATSPLSNVFRNCAYYWSFGAYIAYYVNHPLYTPVTDLQMKIGFGFGILCQVSNLYCHIILRNLRGDGSGGYQIPSGFLFNIVTCANYTTEIYQWLGFNIATQTVAGYVFLFVAAFIMTNWALAKHRRLKRLFDGKEGRPKYPRRWVILPPFL
- the LOC108211023 gene encoding uncharacterized protein LOC108211023 — its product is MEWGLTTIVLLILIVLVVLAIGLVIAIVFETNRRKFNHSHLEAHPVMEDPNSLNPVPCPYISDPAEKYLSLVVPAFNEELRLPGALEETMNYLQRRAAKDKSFTYEVIIVDDGSVDGTKRVAFDFVRRYTVDNIRVILLGRNFGKGEAIRKGMLHSRGELLLMLDADGATQVDDLEKLEKQISAFAKKENDSSPKFSDIPIVAIGSRAHLEKKALATRKWYRNFLMKGFHVVVLLAAGPGIRDTQCGFKMFTRAAARKLFSNIRLKRWCFDVELVYLCKWFQIPIIEISVNWSEIPGSKVNPLSIPNMLWEMALMSLGYRSGIWRIRT